The Larus michahellis chromosome 8, bLarMic1.1, whole genome shotgun sequence nucleotide sequence TGGCTGCTCCAGCAGCGTGGGATGGCCCATTGCAGCTTGGTGCGCGGCCATGACAAGACCCAGGCACAGCCCAAGCCACCAGCGGTGCTGGGACATTCGGGGTCTGCCCTGTACCCTGCTGGGGACATCCCTCTCTGGGCAGTGAGGGTCCGGGCCCCTCCGCAGCACGGGGACTCACCTGGGTGAAATCCCACCACCAGGTCGGGGCGGGCGGCCAACTTGGTCTCCACGTGGCTTTCCCAGAAGTCATGGTAGAGCCCCTTGTAGCTGCTGAGGTAGACCCTTCCCCGGGGCGCCGGGGTGGCCAGGGGTGGCCTCATGATGGCTCCATCGACCACGTCcacccccaccatcaccacctccaTGCCCCAGTGTCCCGGGAACATCCGTGTCAACTCGTCGTAGTCCGTCAGCCGGGTATTGAGGGTCTCGACGTGGGACGCTCCCACCACATGCACGGTGAGGACCTTGGCGAAGGGGTCGATGCCGAAAAGCCGCAGCCCCAAGCCGATGGTGAGTGGCCGCGAGTGGAAGTCGGTGACCAGCCGCCGGATGGATTCGCGCAGCTCCCCGTCCTCTGGCCGGGGCTTCCCAGCGTTGGCCCAGAGAAGGGTCATGTACCGCCCGGCCAGGATGGTGTCCAGCTTCTCCTTTAGCTGCCCCTGCATGGAGAACCAGTCCTCCCAGCCCTCCACATCCCGGGCGGGTTTTGTCCAGGTCTCCGTGGGGAAGGGGATGTCTCCTGGGGGGGTAGGAAGACACGTTGGAGGTTGCAGTGATGGcccagcagcccaggctgcccttcCCACCTGGGCTGTGCGGGGGCTAGACCCAGCCaggggggctggagctgggaggtgGAATCCCACATCCCTCCATGCTCAAGGTGGGGGGGGTCAGGCAGGCTtagggggacacacacagggtgGGAGCGGTGTCTCCTGCCCCACCTGTGAAGATGAGCCACTCCACCAACCGATCCAGGGCCACCAGCTTCAGCTTCTTGCAGAACTTCTTGTGCAGCGGCCAGTTGGCACGCTGGCACGCCACGCCGCAGTAGTACACGTTCTGGCACCTGGGGAGAGAGGCAGCATGCCCAGCcacggcggggggtgggggcaggattCAGCCCCCCAAGCGtggctccctgccacccccatccctgttttgggggggaggtggaggtgggtgTCAGGGCCAGACGCCCCCAGTTTCACCCCGGCCACCGGGCTGGAAGCGAGGGGATGGATCCAGCCCCGTGCCACCAgaccaccttcccccccaccataCCTCTTGCATCGCCGGAGGCTTTTGGGGTCAGGGAGAGCATCGGGGAGCTTCTTGCACTCAGCGCAAAACTTGAAGGTGTCTTCCATCTTCTGGAACATGTCAAAGTAAGTCCGGATGCCGAAAtcactgctgctcttcctcccatCCATGGCAGACCTGCAGACGGTGGCAGAGGTGAGCTCCAGCCCGCGCTGCTCTGCCATCGTGGCGGGGCTGATGTCCTCCTTCCAAGGATTTTTAGCTCcagccaagagcatcctggcccgGGCTGGGTGGGGACGGGGAGCCGGGGAATGGGCTGGTGGAGGGGTGCAGCCAGGACCCCCCTCAGAGCACCCAGCGTGAGCTGGGAGGGTGGGATGAGccaggggagatgctccagcgggcagggggggacacaggatGCTCCATCCAGGGCAAAAAACACACACTCATGGGTGCTCACTCACTTGTAGTCCTCGTAGCTCTTCATGTTGAGCTTCTGGAGGATGACGTGGGATAGTCCCGGCACGTTGCGGTCCATGGCCTGGAAGCCCAGCGAGTCCACGTCGGGTCCTCTCACCTCCGGCTGCTCCACGGGCTTCTTAGGGCGGCCGGTTTTGGGGGCAGCTCCTGTGTTTTGCTGGGCCACAGCGCCTGGGGGAGAGAGGGCTGAAGGCGAGGGGGCCGGTTCGTGGGTCCCCGGTTGGTGCcggggtcccccccgccgcccccccccgcccccgcgtcGCCTCCCGCCTGCCATCCCGCTGGTTGTCCCTGTCCACGCCGGAGGGGAGGACGGAGGATCCGGGTGACGGTGGGCCGCCCCGGCAGCACGTCtcgctggtggggagggagggctgggctcaAATGTCAGCCCCAAGCAGACAGCGGCCAAGGCCCCACGGGAATCGGATAGCGGAGCTATTCTGGTCATCCCCTCCCAGGGAAAAGGCCAACCCGTGCTGGGGGGAGTCTGGCACCCGCCCCCAAAGCCACTGGTGGCAGTGGGGGTCCCCCAAACCCCCTTCTGCCATGGAGCtgcccccccatggcaccctaGGGCAATCAGGGCTGGCTGCCCCGCATTCCCAGGACCCTGCCCCAcgcctctcccctctctccctgtggGGCCTGTGGACCCCCACCCTGAGGCCCGCACCCCGCTCCGGCttgtggggacccccccccacacacctcaGGGCCCTCAGCGGGGTGTGGGCGAGCGACTGGGTGGGCACTGCGGCCTCTGCCAGGAAGGGCTGGGGGCCCggagtggggcaggggcagcagccaggctcccCAGGGGCACACCAGGCTGCAGGGGCGCCatgtcctgccctgcagcccctccacaCCTGAGGCGGGTGGGTtcgggggggacccccccccagccccacgggacgCCCCACAAGAAGGGGCCTGGTAAGGCCTGCCCACACCCGTCATGGCGGCGGTGGCATCACGCACGGACACGCCCCCAAAGCACGTGATAGAGCTGAGATCTCGCGAGGCTCGGCGGTCTCGCGGGAGCTGCCGCGTTGCTGCGGTTACGCGACGCGGGGCCTcttcgctccccccccccccccacgaggCAGGCAGGTAGGTCATGGGTTCGCGTCCCGCGGCTGCTAATGGCCGGCCGCCCCCAACAGTGAGGAGCTGCCGGCCGCACCCCGGCGCCTGAGGGCCCCCGGGAGGACGCTGGTAGCCCACAGGCTGGCGGGGGTGGCCGGAGCtgaggggggcggtggggtggcGGGGGCGTCCTCGGGCCGGCCATGTCCCCAGGAGTGGGTTTCATGCAGAGGGGCCACGGGCAAAGCTGTGGCAATGGATGGAGCCACGTCCCCTGGGCGTGTGGGGGGGCCATGTGGGTTTTTGTTTAAGTGaaacaagaagcagaagagagCGGCCAGGGCTGTACCCCACGCTGGGGACGGCCTGTCACAGCGAGCCCTGCCCGTGCCCATGGCGAAGCTGGGTTACGTTTGCAGAGCCGGATAATTCTTGCATTACGTTTCTCCGTCTCTCCTCATGAGAGATTCCTCACTGACAAAGCCTTTCAATGGCGTTTTGACAGCCAAGCCCTGATCATCCCCAGTActtggcactggggaggccccaccttgaagactgtgtccagttttggagccctcacgccaagaaagagacactgaggtgctggagtgtgtccggagaagggcaacggagctggtgaggggtctggagcacaagtcctgtgaggagcagctgagggagctgggggtgttcagcctggagaagaggaggctgaggggagaccttctcgctctctacagctccctgaaaggagggggtagccagggggggtcggtctcttctcccaaggaacaggccatgggacaagaggaaacggcctcaagttgtgccagggaggtttaggatggattttaggaaaaattgcttcactgaaagagttatcaagcattggaacaggctgctcagggcagtggtggagtcaccatccctgggggtatttaaaagccgggcagacgtagTGGTGAGGAACATGGTTAGTGGTGGGTTTAGCGGTGCAGACTcgatcttaaaagtcccttccaacctagacaattctataatGCTAGCAGCCACGGCTGCTGTGTCCTGCAGACATTTCTGGGAGAGGAACACGGCagtttcatgtttcttttctcattcttttccctGCAGAGCCATGGAGgtccctgcagagctggctgccGGAGAGGAGTCCTCTGCCTTGCCCGCTGCTGCAGCGCTTCCCAGCGAGTCACAACCCACACCAGCAAAACCAGTACAGATCACAGTCGTGACGGCGCAGGAGCTGGTAAAGTTCTTCTGAAAGTGTCTCTGCTGGTTTATTAAACGAGGCCAGAGCGATTCTGTGTGCTGTGGTCCCATTCGAGACCAGGTGTGGGATGATTAAGGCAATAGGAAGGAGGTTCAGCGATGCCACACTGTGGCTTCTTCCTCCCCACTGAGGGCTTGTTCGCACAGAGTAAAGGCTTGTGACCCACGTAGCTTGGGCAACGCACCTCCTCAGTAGCAATCGGAGAT carries:
- the MSS51 gene encoding putative protein MSS51 homolog, mitochondrial isoform X2; protein product: MDRNVPGLSHVILQKLNMKSYEDYKSAMDGRKSSSDFGIRTYFDMFQKMEDTFKFCAECKKLPDALPDPKSLRRCKRCQNVYYCGVACQRANWPLHKKFCKKLKLVALDRLVEWLIFTGDIPFPTETWTKPARDVEGWEDWFSMQGQLKEKLDTILAGRYMTLLWANAGKPRPEDGELRESIRRLVTDFHSRPLTIGLGLRLFGIDPFAKVLTVHVVGASHVETLNTRLTDYDELTRMFPGHWGMEVVMVGVDVVDGAIMRPPLATPAPRGRVYLSSYKGLYHDFWESHVETKLAARPDLVVGFHPGFHACPDLLAGWLPTLLLLRDYRLPVLFTVYSEQELKSSLQILVELETHIMGYATNPFASLRPEQVYSSPNKAPVYCSSYYIALLGPAASAVPGAEELGDDDSWQGGEPSATGAAGGIAPELG
- the MSS51 gene encoding putative protein MSS51 homolog, mitochondrial isoform X1 is translated as MTRIAPLSDSRGALAAVCLGLTFEPSPPSPPARRAAGAAHRHPDPPSSPPAWTGTTSGMAGGRRRGGGGGRRGGPRHQPGTHEPAPSPSALSPPGAVAQQNTGAAPKTGRPKKPVEQPEVRGPDVDSLGFQAMDRNVPGLSHVILQKLNMKSYEDYKSAMDGRKSSSDFGIRTYFDMFQKMEDTFKFCAECKKLPDALPDPKSLRRCKRCQNVYYCGVACQRANWPLHKKFCKKLKLVALDRLVEWLIFTGDIPFPTETWTKPARDVEGWEDWFSMQGQLKEKLDTILAGRYMTLLWANAGKPRPEDGELRESIRRLVTDFHSRPLTIGLGLRLFGIDPFAKVLTVHVVGASHVETLNTRLTDYDELTRMFPGHWGMEVVMVGVDVVDGAIMRPPLATPAPRGRVYLSSYKGLYHDFWESHVETKLAARPDLVVGFHPGFHACPDLLAGWLPTLLLLRDYRLPVLFTVYSEQELKSSLQILVELETHIMGYATNPFASLRPEQVYSSPNKAPVYCSSYYIALLGPAASAVPGAEELGDDDSWQGGEPSATGAAGGIAPELG